In Dryobates pubescens isolate bDryPub1 chromosome 6, bDryPub1.pri, whole genome shotgun sequence, a genomic segment contains:
- the TMEM151B gene encoding transmembrane protein 151B → MSPPASAAAASEGGSSTPVPPEEEAEGAREEQRPVKQSLSKSLCRESHWKCLLLSLLMYGCMGAMTWCHVTKVTRLTFDSAYKGKSMMYHDSPCSNGYVYIPLAFLVMLYVVYLVECWHCYTRNELQYKVDVESVHERVQRMQQATPCIWWKAISYHYVRRTRQVTRYRNGDAYTTTQVYHERVNTHVAEAEFDYSNCGVKDISKDLIDLESYPATRLRFTKCFSFANVESENSYLTQRARFFTENEGLDDYMEAREGMHLKNVDFKEYMVAFSDPDNLPWYVSHYVFWVAALLTLSWPLRVLNEYRTSYVHYHVEKLFGFDYVAVTPAEERTFCRRMPRVNTVDSTELEWHIRSNQQLVPSYSEAVLMDLVGLSGCTSYSACRYGGYRQNCERCHRTISSSSIFSRSALSICNGSPRIPFSSSRFSLGRLYGSRRSCLWQSRSGSLNDQSCPTEQTRLSSQVTVEEEDPPPYQDALYFPILIVHRNEGCLNHDHRHLHRNGSCVETSL, encoded by the exons atgtCCCCCCCGGCCTCGGCGGCCGCCGCCAGcgaaggaggcagcagcacgcCCGTGCCTCcggaggaggaggcggagggGGCCCgagaggag CAGCGGCCAGTGAAACAGTCTCTCAGCAAGTCCCTGTGCCGAGAGTCACACTGGAAATGCCTATTGTTGTCCCTCCTCATGTATGGCTGCATGGGAGCCATGACCTGGTGCCATGTCACCAAGGTGACTCGGCTGACCTTTGATAGTGCTTACAAGGGCAAGTCCATGATGTACCACGACAGCCCTTGTTCCAACGGCTACGTCTACATCCCCTTAGCCTTCCTGGTGATGCTGTATGTGGTGTACTTGGTGGAGTGCTGGCACTGCTACACCCGCAACGAGCTGCAGTACAAAGTGGATGTGGAGAGTGTGCATGAGCGTGTGCAGCGGATGCAACAGGCAACTCCCTGCATCTGGTGGAAGGCCATCAGCTACCACTATGTCCGCAGGACCCGGCAGGTTACCCGCTACCGCAACGGCGATGCCTACACCACCACGCAAGTGTATCACGAGCGGGTCAACACCCACGTGGCAGAGGCTGAGTTTGATTATTCCAACTGTGGAGTTAAAGACATCTCCAAGGACCTCATTGACTTGGAGAGCTACCCGGCCACACGGCTCCGCTTCACTAAGTGTTTTAGCTTTGCCAACGTGGAGTCGGAGAACTCCTACCTGACGCAGCGGGCCCGCTTCTTCACAGAGAACGAGGGCCTGGATGACTACATGGAGGCTAGGGAGGGGATGCATCTCAAAAACGTGGACTTCAAGGAATACATGGTGGCCTTTTCTGACCCAGACAACCTGCCTTGGTATGTATCCCACTATGTCTTCTgggtggcagctctgctgacGCTGTCCTGGCCACTGCGGGTGCTAAATGAATACCGCACCTCCTACGTCCATTACCACGTGGAGAAACTCTTTGGGTTTGACTATGTGGCGGTGACGCCCGCCGAGGAGCGCACCTTCTGCCGCAGGATGCCCCGCGTCAACACAGTGGACAGCACGGAGCTGGAGTGGCACATCCGATCTAACCAGCAGCTGGTGCCCAGCTACTCGGAGGCAGTCCTGATGGACTTGGTGGGCCTGTCTGGCTGTACCAGCTACTCCGCTTGCCGGTACGGGGGCTATCGGCAGAACTGTGAGCGGTGCCACAGGACTATAAGCAGCTCTTCCATCTTCTCCCGCAGTGCCCTGAGCATCTGCAATGGCAGCCCCAGGATCCCATTCAGCAGCAGCCGCTTCTCCCTGGGCCGCTTGTATGGCTCTCGACGCAGCTGCCTCTGGCAGAGCCGAAGCGGGAGCCTGAATGATCAGAGCTGCCCTACCGAGCAGACCCGCCTGTCCAGCCAGGTGACTGTGGAGGAGGAAGACCCTCCTCCTTACCAGGATGCCCTCTACTTCCCCATCCTCATTGTGCACCGCAATGAAGGCTGCCTCAACCATGACCACCGTCACCTCCACCGCAACGGGTCCTGTGTGGAGACCTCGCTGTGA